The stretch of DNA ATTTCCACGACCAATAGAAATCTCAGTAGGTCTATACAGACTCTCATCAATCACCGTATGTTCCCGCCAATCCAAATCCAAACAAGCAAAGGCTGCCTTTACAAATTCCTCCAAAGTATAACTTTGACCAGTAGCAATTACATAATCATCGGCCTCCGACCGTTGTAACATCAAATACATCGCCTCCACATACTCCGGGGCCCATCCCCAGTCCCTTTGTACTGAAATATTCCCCAAATGTAACTTTTCTGAACTTCCCGCAGCGATTCTACAAGCTACCGCCACAATCTTTTGCGTTACGAACCTTTCTGGTCGCAACGGTGACTCATGATTAAATAGAATACCAGAACACGCAAATAAATTGTAAGCTTCCCGATAGTTTGCTACCTCCCAAAAAGCCGTTGCTTTCGCCACTGCATAGGGACTTCTGGGATGAAAAGGGGTATTTTCATCCGCCGCCAAACCCCTTGTATTGCCAAAACATTCGCTAGAACTTGCATTATATAATTTCACCTTGCCGCCAGTAAACCGAATCGCTTCTAAAAGATTCAAAGTCCCAGTAGCAATACTTTCCAGAGTTTCAACTGGCTGTTCAAACGATAGTCCCACCGAAGTCTGACCAGCTAAATTGTACACCTCATCGGGCTGAATTTTTGTCAAGACTTGCAAGACGCTGCGAAAATCATTCAAAGACATAGATTCCATCTTCACGGAGTCGCGGATGCCCAAACGAGAAAGGTTTCGGAATTCAGACATTTGGGCATCTCGCGAAGTTCCGAAGACAAAATATCCTTTTTTAAGTAGGAGTTCAGCTAAGTACGCTCCATCCTGACCAGAAATGCCACAAATTAACGCTCTTTTTATCACAAAGAAACCCTCAATATTCTATTTTTAATTACATCAGAGCATCTTGCAGATTGAAACCGATTAATCAATTAGGAATTATGCACCATATAGCCACGCCTTTGTTATGGATAGTAACCCCGATATCGTGGCTTTACGATATCACTTAGCCAATAGTCAACACATAGGCTTCATGTAGACCAAAATTAGGAATAACATATTTCAATGTTCCGTTTCCAATAGACACATTCTCTTCCTTCAAAATCACCATTTTTTGCACAGCCGCCTCTTGATCATTAGGAATTTTCTCTAATTTTAGATGGATTTTACCATTCTGGGCAACATTGAGCTGTTTTAAGTTTGCAAGAGTAAGATTAAGTCTGATTGAGGAAGAATTATTCCGATCGAAATAGCCTAATAATACCTGTGCTTTACCGCTAGAATTTGACTTGCTAGCCAAAGCGACAACTCTCTCAGAGGATGACTGACTTCGCACTCGCGAACTAGCTCCATCAGCATAAGCTTTATTCGCCCACCAAGCTGCTCTAGGCTGAAAAGAATTAGGTGTTACCATCCCAGCCAGAGTATTATTAAAGCAATTACTAACTTTATTGGGCCCCAAGCTACCCCAACAAGCTCTGCAAGCACCGTCTGCTTGACCTCTTTCCAAATTATAGAAATAACCCAGAATATCTCCTGGTCTATACTGTCCTACCTCTCCAACAATCTCATTCACATAAAGTTTTTTGATTTTTAGGCTGGCGTAAGCTGGACTTTGGATGAAATTGCGTCTAGCCTCAATCAAATGATCGTCAACAAATAAAATGTTATCATCATTCAGTTCGTGCCAAGATAAAAAATTAACTTCCAGTTTATTTGCCTTGCAGTATTCGAGAAAAGCAACTAAATAGTCTTTACTATAAATTGCTATGCTTGGGCCTCCAATTATCGCTTCTGGCCCCAATTCTTGACGTAATATTTGATAAGCCCGTTTGTAAGTTTCAAAAAATTGTTCTCTTGTTCCCGCCCAAAAAGGATTTGCCCAGTCAGGCTCATTCCAGACATCCCAAACGATTTTTTTTCCTTTATTCTGTTGAGCAAGTTGTCGCACAAAAGCTTCCCAGGCAGGATAATTTTGATAGGGCCATCCATTCGGATTAGCTCCATATCCCCAGAGGTCGCTTACTATTAATTGAAACTCAGCACCTGAGTTCACAACTCGGTCATAGGTATCAACTCTTCCAGCTCGCCAAAGTTTAAACTGTAGTGGTTTAATCGTGCTATCTGGTGGATTACTTGGATCTATACCGTGTAGGATACCACTGACTGACTTAATTGATTGTGGGGCAGCAAAATCAACGTTTACGTTAGATTGTACCTGCCCAAAAGTTGATACTTGACCAAAAAATAGTATTAACAGAGCCGTAGCCAATGCTAACAAAAGTTGCGGGAGTTTTAGCAAGTTTTTGACACTAAATTTTGTTCGCATATTGGCTCCTAATGGTATTCATTCAAATTTGACTATAGAAAGAATCACGTAAAGTTTCCGTCGGTGCAGTTTCGATATTTATATGCAGGTTGTGTCCAGATAACTGTGGGTTAGAACTGAAATTTTATTAAGTCGCAAAAGCCAATTCACCACCTAATGTAGTCGCCACTAATTCCTTCCATTCTACTGAGTTAATCAGAGAATAGCTATCAAACTCTTTACCAATTTCTGCATAAAAAGTGGCAAAGTTTTGTATCCAATAGAAGATGGTTTCTGTTGTCAAAAAAGGCGTACAAGTCAAAGATTCCTCCAAATCCCGGAACATTTTAGCAAGATTACCATGACAATGAGCGTGCCAAGCACTCCACACCAAAGAGCTATAACGTAATTGTTTTTCTACTAATTTCATTTGTCCTTCAAGTCGCGGATTCAAAAATCTTTTTTCTGGATCTTTTTCACTCGATAAAGCCTCTACAATTGTATTCAAATATTCCTGAAGCATCCGTTCTTCCCGGAACATTTGTTCGGCTCGTAATTTACATTCTTTGCCTACAGACTGCCTCAATTCCGAATTCGCGACCCAGGCTTCTATTGTCATAGCCAATTCCCTTACTGTTCCTTTGGGATCGCGATTCGGGTTAGGTAATAACTTTCCTGTCTCCCCCAACTCCTCTGGAATACCACTGACAGCAGTCGCAATTACAGGTAATCCTTTTGCCATTGCTTCCATCACAGCTAAAGGCATTCCCTCTGCTTTTGATGGTAGAATAAAAATATCGCTAGCATCGAGCCAATCTGAAATATCCCACCGTTGACCTAAGAATTTAACCCGATCGCTTACTCCTAAATTTGATACTTTTTCTCTCAATTCAGGTTCCATATTATCGTGAGTAGTCGCCCCAGGGCCGGCCCACACAAAATAAATTTGCGACCATACTGGACTCTGTTTTAACTGCGCGATTGCTTCCAATTGATACTGATAGCCTTTAACGGGAGTAAGACGCGCCGCCGTGAAACAAACTATGGCATCTTCTGGAATTCCTACCTCCTGTCGCAATCGGTTGCGAGTTGTAGCAACAGGGGGGACAAAATAACTATCAGGCCGTCCGTAATAGATAACTTTTCCCCAGTCTTGAGGCATTTTAAAACATTTCTGGCATAAGTTTAAATTCTCAGAAGAAACTGCCACCATAGATTTTGCCGTAGCATAATGATAGGAGACAGCATCTAAATAGGGAATTTTGTCCCATCTATGGAATTTAGCAAAACTTGGGTCAATATAACCTAAAGCAATGATATAGTTTATCCCTCGTTTTAAAGCTACTTGCTTGGCTGCAAAATTTGCCATCGGCCAGCCGTCACTAAATATAATTAAATCGGGGGGAAACTGCGAGAAAATATTTTCAGCATCAGCCTGATTGTAGGCGATGCGGGAAAATTCTTTCATCGTGTCAAACTCTAGCCAAACGTGACGGATGCCAAGTTCTTTTTGCTTATTAATTAACGGGTTAGAAGTCTCAGTTTGAACGCAAGTAACTTCGTATCCTTCCGTTGCTAACTTGCATAAAAGTGAATGGTTAAACTGAGCCATTCCTCCGACTCCGTGATCTTCAGCATATAATAGAATGTGCCGATGATTCTTTCTAGAAGTTAAGCTGCCAGTGGAGTTAGCTTGATGAAGATTATTCATCACCATTGTCACTGCTGCTTGCCATTCTTGCACATTACTTAACGAATTTGCATCAAAATTGTAACCGTATTCGAGGGAATAGACTTTAAAAGCTTCTACCCAATTTAAGATAGTATCTATCGGAGAGAAAGGGCTGTAATATAAGGATTTTTCTAAAGCTTCACCCATTTCTCCAAAATGCTCATCCCGATACATTCGCCACGCCATCCAGGTTAAAGATTCGTAGCGTTCTTTACTTTTTAACTGACGAATTTGATTGGGCAAATCTGGCCTGGCAAAAAAAGTTTCCATGACAAGTTCCATATTTTTCATCAATTTATAACCGCTAGACATCAGATTAGCATCGTGCTGACGATAACCAATAAGTATCTCTTCTAACCAGGCGGCTTTGCAGCCATTTAAAGCTAAGCGTAAGGCAAAATCTAAATCTTCGGCGGGGGGAAATCGCGAGTCAAAACCACCCAATCTTTCCCACCATTCTCGCCGCAGCATCATCGCACTTGGGCGGACAATTTTATAGATTACAAAGGTTTCTAAATCTAATTTTGGCGAACGCTGCCAAGGCATTACTGGATGGATATCTCGCCCCTTATCGTCAACTATTAGCCAACCTGTTTGTACCATACCTAATGTGGGGTCAGCATCTAGGTACGCTACTTGTTTCTCTAGCTTTTCTGGTAGGAAGAAATCGTCGCTATCTAGAAAAGCTAAAAATTCGCCCTGGGCTAACTGACAAGCATGATTTCGCGCGGAGGCGGCCCCTTGATTATCTTGATAGACGTATTTAATTAAGTCTAAATAAGGGGATAAAACTTGGCGAGTATTATCTGTAGAACCATCATCTACGACAATAATTTCCCAGTTTTGATAAGTTTGATTGAGAACGCTATCTATGGCTTGGGCAATGTAACGATCGCAATTGTAAGCGGGGATAATAACGCTGACTCTGACTTTTTTCGTAGGGATGATATTAGCCATTAAATTTTTCCATTCTAGTAACTTTCTCAGGGCAAAGCCATCGATTTCGCAGCCATAGGCTTGAGAAATATCGGTAAGGCGCTTTACCCAATCTACTATAGTTGCTGTCACCGAGTACGGACTATAGCGCAAAGATTGCTGGAAATACTCAGCCATTTCTGCGGGATAACCGCTGTAGTAAAGTTGCCATGCCATCCAGGTTAGGGCTTCGTAAAAAGCTGGTTTTTCTAATTGGCGGATGCGTTCTGGCAAATCGGTTCTACTGAATAAATTTTGCTTTAATTCAATAAAAAGGTTGGCTTGTTTGAGCGCTCTTTGGATAGAGACATTTTGCCTGTGTTGGCGATAGCAAACTGTGATTTTAGGTAGCCAAGCAGCCTCGCATTCTAATAATGCTAAACGCAGCACTAAGTCTGAATCGTCTACGGAATCATATTGAGAATCAAAGCCACCAACTCGATTTAACCACTGCTTTGAGAACATCATGGCACTGGGAAGTACGGGCATATATACGACCCAGGTTTCTAAGTTTAACTGGGGTAAGTGTTCCCAGGGTTTGATATCAAAAATAGTTTCGCCTTGCTCGTTAACAATTCGCCAGCCACTATTAACAATTGCGAGGGAGGCTTGAGCATCAAATAAGGCTACTTGGGCAGCTAACTTATCTGGTAAGAAAAAGTCATCTTGGTCTAGAAAAGCAATTAATTCACCCTTGGCTTCTCGGATACCAGAATTACGGGCGGCTGCTACTCCTTGATTTTCTTGATAAATATAGCGAATTCTGTTAAAATAGGGCTGTAATATTTCGCGAGTATTATCCGTTGAACCGTCATCTATGATGATAATTTCTAAGTTTTTATAGGTTTGGTTCAGTACGCTTTCTACCGCTAGCGCGATGTAGCGATCGCCATTATATGCTGGGATAATTACACTGACTCGCGGTGTCGAATTTGCCGTTAACATGAATTTCTGAAGTAATTGGGAAGGGGAAAGCAGCACAACCCCAGATATAGACGTGCATACACGGATTTTTTATCCCTGTTTAGCTTGTAGAATACAATTTTACTGACGTTTGCAACTCTATAGGATAACAGAATAGTGAATCCAGAAACAGAAGTGCTTGATTTGCTGCGACAGGCAGAAGTAGATTTAAATGAAGGAAAGTTAGATCGAGCGATCGCTTCCTGCAAGCAAGCCCTACAAAACGAGCCAAACTCAGCAACAGCTTGTAAAATCTTGGGTAAGGCACTCCAAACTCAAGGTCAGCTAGAAGAGGCAAAGCAATGGTACGCTAAAGCGATCGCACTCGATCCGAATTTAGCGGATGTCCACGCTAACCTTGGCAGTCTCTATGCTAACCTCGAACAGTGGCCAGAGGCGATCGCATCTTACCAGCAAGCTTTAACTCTCCAACCCAAGTTTGCGGGAGTTTACCGCAACTTAGCTAGACTATTTGAGCAAATTGGCAAGCCAGAGGAAGGCGCAGATTTCTGGTATATTGCTCTGATGTTAGAGCCAGATTTCACGGGTGAAACATTTCTCCATGTAGCCTCTAGCTTGATGGCGCAAAATAAAGTAGAAAGAGCAGTTATTTGTTACCTCCGCACTATTTATTTGAATCCCAGTTGTTACGAAGCTTATTATAAATTAGCAGAAATTGAAACTTCACTGGAACAGTGGGACGATGCGATCGCTCACTATCGCAAAGCTATTCAACTCCAGCCAGATATATCTGAATTATACTACAAATTAGGAAATGCTCTGCAAGCAAAAGGACTCTTAAATGAAGCTGTAACTACTTACCGCTTTGGGCTCGATCTCAATCCCGATTACTTTTGGTCTTACTACAATTTAGGTAATGCTCTTCTTAAACTGGAAAAGTGGGAAGAAGCTCTTGCTGCTTATCGATTTAGTCTTGAACTTAACTCTGACTTTGCTTCTTCTTACTATTATATAGGCGATGCTCTTTCTAAACTAGAAAAATGGGAAGAAGCGGCCGCAGCTTACCGCCGTGCTTTTGTATTTTTGCAATCAATATAGGTTAAACTATACGAATTGGTACGAATGTTGTAGTTCTTCTCCTAATTACTAATTCCTTGTACTCTCCTGAATATATCCGTTGCTGAGAACCCACCATACTATATGTCCATACTGAAAAGTTTTTCCTGTTTGTGGTGCAACTGCACCATATAAATAGTAGGCTTTAAAATTCCATTGAACTTTACCTATTGGTTTGACTCCTAAAGCTGTAATTCTTTTCCTTTCAATTGTTTTTAAGCCAATTCTTGTTTCATCTTGACACCAATATTGTTTTAACCATCTATTTACAGTTATCCTATGTACCCCTAAACGTTCTGCTACATCTGTAAGGCTGGGACTTAATCCCGCTTTTAACCAATAAAGTGCCTGAATTTTTTGTCGGTTAGTTATAGTTCGCTGCTGCGACAAAATTATTTTTAACTCCCCAACGCTTAAATCAATTCTTTCTTGGTAATTTACTTTCATGCACCACTCCTCAAAATCTCATTGTTATTATAGCATACTTTTAGGGAAATGGTATAATTACTACTCAGATTGTATTGCAATGCTTTAGTATTTCCGTAGATGAACTCTTAGGATAAAACCGGATAAAAATATTAGCTAATCCAACAGTCGCCGCCCTTCTAAAGCACGCGCTAAAGTCACTTCATCAGCATATTCTAAATCTCCCCCCATCGGCAAGCCAAAGGCAATTCGCGTTACCTTCGTAAAAGGCTTAACTAAACGTCCTACATACAGCGTGGTAGTTTCACCTTCTACACTCGGACTAATAGCAATAATTACTTCCTTAATATCATCGTGACTCACGCGCCGCACTAACTGTTCAATATTTAATTGTTCTGGGCCAATTCCATCCATCGGCGATATAACTCCGCCCAAAACGTGATACTTACCAATGTACTCCCGCGTTTTTTCAATGGCAATTACATCGCGGGAATCTGTGACTACACAAATAGTATCGCTGTCACGGTTGGGATTGCGGCAAATTTCGCATACTGGGTCAGCAGATAAATGAAAACATACTTCACAGAAACCTACTTGTTCTTTAGCATCAATTAGGGATTGAGCGAGTGCTTCTATTTCTTCTTCTGGTCGTTTGAGAATGTGTAGAGCAAGGCGTTGGGCGGTTTTGGGGCCGATTCCGGGTAAGCGTTGCAATTGCTCTATTAAACGGGCTAAAGGTCGCGTGTACAATTTAGTAATTGGTAATTGGTAATTGGTAATTGGTAATTGACAATTGACAATTGTTACTGAGAAAAAATGATTAACTAAGTTAAGCTAACTATTAATAATTAGCAATTTGGTAATGAGTTGTGTCGGGGATTTAACGGATATAACGGCTATGACAATTAACCACTAACCATTAACCATTAACCACTAACCACTAACCACCACTGATTTTAGCTTTATACCCCAATTTTGTCAGAATTTCAACAAGCTTTTGGGTGTGCTCGCCTTGAATCTCAATCTCGCTATCCTTAACAGTACCCCCTGCACCGCATTGGGTTTTAAGCTGCTTCAGCAATGCTGCTAGAGTTTCGGGTTTGGCCTGAAATCCCGTGATGACAGTGACAGTTTTACCCTTGCGACCCTTACGGGAGGCCTGGACTCTAATATTTTGCTGAGGTGGCGGGACTTCTGGGAGTGCTCGTTCTACTGCGGTTGAGTTGTCAAAGTTGCCGAATTCGGAGTAAACAACTCGCTTCCCTGTAGAAGCCTTAGCATCGGAGGAGTTGCGTTTGGATGTCGTCATAAGGAGAACTAGGGAGTTGGGACTGTAGGACTGGTGAGCGTATCAGAACTACTACTATTTATATTTGTAGCTGGTTATGGCGGGGTTGCGATCGCAACACCCCCATTTTGGCGATAAAGATACCAAGATACCACCGGGACAGCGGCGTTACAAACTTCAAATTGTCTAGAACCTTATCTAGCAAATCTTCGTGACGTTGGCGATGGCTTAGATACAAGGGATGGCGTTTTTTTGACCTTAATTGATTCCGGTGGATTCAGTATTAACCCTGAAATTGCCCCGCTACCGAGAATGAATACCGGATTAGGAAAAGCATTCAGGGAAGAGTCCAGCATATAGCAAGTTAAAACTACAGCCATCCCCGCTACAGGCGCTACTTTTGGGTTGCCCCAGGTACTAGCCGGATAGCGCAACCAAACACAGGCGAAAGGTGGCAATAAGAATATTGCCGTAAAACTAATCAGTCCAACTACACCATTCACGCCGTAAGCAATAATCCACAAACTATCCGTAACTGTAATAGTTTTCCCCCATTCATCAGTTACATGATTTCCTCCAGAATCACCCCAACCAAACATGATTTGCCCCCGCGCCTTATGTGACAAAATCTCCTCATTTTCAATTCTAAATGCTAGAGATTGACTGCGGTCTTGTGGGTCAGTGGAAGTATTGACAAAGTTAATAACATAAGGATTAGTATAAAGGCTACCGCTAGCACTAACATATATGTAACTAGAGATCCCCGCAATTAGCAAAAGCAACAACAAACCATTACGAAACTGCTTGCCAACTAATAAGATAACTACTCCTATCGCCAAATAAATATATGCTCCTGTGGAGCGACATAATATAAACGTAACTGTCAAGATTCCTACTACCTGGGTAGCCGGAAAATTCCCGACTTTCTTGATAACTTTAGTTTTCCAAAGCCAAATTCCCAGCAGCGCTGCTGCCATCATCCACATACCTACTGCTAAACCGTGTTCCATGAATACTGTAGGTCGATATCCTCCTAAACGAATTGCTTGTCCAAAATCCAAGCGGGGAGTAAAACCGTAAACTATGCGGTGTAACTGTGGGCTCATGCGGGATTCGTAGAGACATAAAGGAATGTAGACTAATCCGCCATAGAAAATACCCATTGAGAGTTCCCGTATTCCTGCTAAATTATTGAGGTAAATTCTAGCTAAAAAATAAGGCAATCCCCACTGTAAAATTTGTCCGATAGTAGGAGAAAATGGGCTGAGATTATTACTTAGTTGTGAAGGAATTGGACATAAGCACCAAATTAACATTGGTATGTCAAGCCAGCCTGGTTTAAAGGAACTAAGGCGGGCGGGCTGGAAAATTACAGTAGCTAGTAGACAGCCAAAACAAGCTGCTGTTGCTTTACCATAGCTACCGATTGCTGGTAATTTAATTGATGCTTGCGGCAAAAATAGAGTGGAGGCGACGAAACTAATTACTAATGCTCTTTGTGGCGGATACCGCACAAATAAGTATAAGGTAACTAGAATCCATCCATATAATGTCAGACTAATTAAGGAAGACATTTGCTAATTGCTAATTGCTAATTGCTAATTGCTAATTGTTAACTGGTAATCTGGATTATTGATTCTGAAGTCAGGTATGCGATCGCTCAATTGCTGTGTAGAGTGCAGCTTCAAATAGATCCGTTGCATCTTCCCAGGTATATCCTGTCACTTTAGCGTAGGCAGCATCAGACATTGTTCGCCATTCCGTCTCAGACAACTGACACATCTGTTCTATTGCTTTAGCCATATCCTCTGGATCTTCCGGTTTTACCAGTATGCCGCAGCCGCCCTCTAATAGTTCGGGAGCAGCACCCGCTGGGGTGCCAATGACAGGCGTGCGACACGCCATTGCTTCTAAAATCGGGAGCCCGTAACCTTCGGAACGGCTAGCAAACAGCCAAGCATCGCATTTAGCATAAAATTCTTTAAGCTGACTTTGAGAAGGATGAGGTTCGTACTCAGTACCGGGGGGTAAAGGCAAATCTGGAGATAGTTGGCCGTTACCAAAGGTAACTAAGCGTAAATTGGGGATTTTCTTAGCAGCTAGCGAGAAAGCTTTTAACCCCAGGTCGCATCCTTTCCAATTTACGCTTGAATACATAATTCCGACTGTGGGAATGGGTTGTTTGCTGCGAGGTGGGGCGTAAAACTGCTGGGTATCGACGCTAGGAGGTACTAGGGAAACGTTACTGTCGCCGTATCGAGTCTCAGCTATATCTACTAACCACTGGGCGACGGGGATTTTATGCAGAGGTAGCGACCAAGTTGCTTCTACTCTTTCTTTAGGCAGATAGTCAAAGACTTCGTAATGCTGTACAAAATAAGCTTTTGCTCCTTTTGCGGGAGACAAGTTCGCCACCCATTCGGCGGTTTCCCACCAAGTGGCGATAACTACGTCAGCATCGGGTAAGTCGGCATCGCTAACGGGGCCGTTGCGATCGGCAACTCGGTATTCAACGCCTAGATTATCGAAGTGGGAAGGTGTGCGATCGCTTGAAGAAGGCCAACCCTCTCCCCGCATCCAAGATCGGACTTTTTGCTTAAATGTTGGTTGTTGTTTGGGCATGGAAATAATGAATACTTCATGCCCCCGCTTTTTGAGCAGTTTGGCATAAATTGCTACTACACGGCTGCCTCCGGTAAGACTAACAATAGGAAGAACAAAGGTAATTTTCATCGCTATAAGACTTTTTTGCTATTTTAACTCCCTTAGTTTAGTTGTTAAACAAATCACACCCTTTACAAATCAGTTCGCTATCCTTTTAACAATTTCATTGTTGAAGCCTATTCTAGGCAGCTTGATTAAATTGGTATAAGATACTTAATGATTGCATATTTAAGGTAGAACTATGCCAGGAGCAGTGCCATCTCAGCCAATAAGACCAACGCCAACGCCCAGTCCTGGCGGTAACGGTTCTGGTGGTAATACAGGTACACTTCCAGGGGGGGGCAACATCATTCGCGGTACTAGCGAGCCCGACTCGCTTCGGGGTACTGGCAGTGGCGATCAGATATTTGGTTTAGCAAGTTTTGACACTCTCTACGGCTTAGGCGGCGATGATACTCTTTCCGGGGATACGGGAGATGACTCGGTGCTGGGAGAGGGCGGTAATGACATCCTGTTTGGTGGTAGCGATCGCGACTCTCTATTCGGCGATGATGGTGACGACACTATTTTTGGTGGTAAAGGCAATGACTCGGCAAGCGGGGGAGTTGGCAACAATCAGCTCTTTGGTAATACGGGGAACGATACCCTGATTGGAGGCCTTGACGATGATAGCTTATTTGGGGGAACAGACGATGACTCGCTGATTGGAGGTGCGGGTGACGATCTCCTATCAGGCGATCGCGGTAGAGATACTTTAACAGGCGGTGAAGGCAGCGATACCTTTGTTATCGGCAGACTCACGGGTGGTTTAACTGAAGCTGATGCTGATGTAATTACAGATTTTACCGACGGCGCGGATAGAATTCGCTTAAGTGCAGGCCTCACCTTTGGCGATCTAACTATTGTTCAGGGTGGGGGAACAGCCCCAAGTACAGTTATTCAGCTTATAAATGGCAATGACGTTCAATTTTTAGCTGTATTGCCAGGGGTTGCGCGTAATTCAATTTCTTCTTCCGATTTCACCACTTTGTAATGACATTTGAAGGTTTCCTTAATCTAAATAAACCGATTGGCCCGACTTCCCACGA from Kamptonema formosum PCC 6407 encodes:
- a CDS encoding GDP-mannose 4,6-dehydratase, which gives rise to MKRALICGISGQDGAYLAELLLKKGYFVFGTSRDAQMSEFRNLSRLGIRDSVKMESMSLNDFRSVLQVLTKIQPDEVYNLAGQTSVGLSFEQPVETLESIATGTLNLLEAIRFTGGKVKLYNASSSECFGNTRGLAADENTPFHPRSPYAVAKATAFWEVANYREAYNLFACSGILFNHESPLRPERFVTQKIVAVACRIAAGSSEKLHLGNISVQRDWGWAPEYVEAMYLMLQRSEADDYVIATGQSYTLEEFVKAAFACLDLDWREHTVIDESLYRPTEISIGRGNPGKAKEKLGWEAKYKMQDVVRMMMEAKMV
- a CDS encoding glycosyltransferase, which gives rise to MLTANSTPRVSVIIPAYNGDRYIALAVESVLNQTYKNLEIIIIDDGSTDNTREILQPYFNRIRYIYQENQGVAAARNSGIREAKGELIAFLDQDDFFLPDKLAAQVALFDAQASLAIVNSGWRIVNEQGETIFDIKPWEHLPQLNLETWVVYMPVLPSAMMFSKQWLNRVGGFDSQYDSVDDSDLVLRLALLECEAAWLPKITVCYRQHRQNVSIQRALKQANLFIELKQNLFSRTDLPERIRQLEKPAFYEALTWMAWQLYYSGYPAEMAEYFQQSLRYSPYSVTATIVDWVKRLTDISQAYGCEIDGFALRKLLEWKNLMANIIPTKKVRVSVIIPAYNCDRYIAQAIDSVLNQTYQNWEIIVVDDGSTDNTRQVLSPYLDLIKYVYQDNQGAASARNHACQLAQGEFLAFLDSDDFFLPEKLEKQVAYLDADPTLGMVQTGWLIVDDKGRDIHPVMPWQRSPKLDLETFVIYKIVRPSAMMLRREWWERLGGFDSRFPPAEDLDFALRLALNGCKAAWLEEILIGYRQHDANLMSSGYKLMKNMELVMETFFARPDLPNQIRQLKSKERYESLTWMAWRMYRDEHFGEMGEALEKSLYYSPFSPIDTILNWVEAFKVYSLEYGYNFDANSLSNVQEWQAAVTMVMNNLHQANSTGSLTSRKNHRHILLYAEDHGVGGMAQFNHSLLCKLATEGYEVTCVQTETSNPLINKQKELGIRHVWLEFDTMKEFSRIAYNQADAENIFSQFPPDLIIFSDGWPMANFAAKQVALKRGINYIIALGYIDPSFAKFHRWDKIPYLDAVSYHYATAKSMVAVSSENLNLCQKCFKMPQDWGKVIYYGRPDSYFVPPVATTRNRLRQEVGIPEDAIVCFTAARLTPVKGYQYQLEAIAQLKQSPVWSQIYFVWAGPGATTHDNMEPELREKVSNLGVSDRVKFLGQRWDISDWLDASDIFILPSKAEGMPLAVMEAMAKGLPVIATAVSGIPEELGETGKLLPNPNRDPKGTVRELAMTIEAWVANSELRQSVGKECKLRAEQMFREERMLQEYLNTIVEALSSEKDPEKRFLNPRLEGQMKLVEKQLRYSSLVWSAWHAHCHGNLAKMFRDLEESLTCTPFLTTETIFYWIQNFATFYAEIGKEFDSYSLINSVEWKELVATTLGGELAFAT
- a CDS encoding glycosyltransferase family 4 protein, which gives rise to MKITFVLPIVSLTGGSRVVAIYAKLLKKRGHEVFIISMPKQQPTFKQKVRSWMRGEGWPSSSDRTPSHFDNLGVEYRVADRNGPVSDADLPDADVVIATWWETAEWVANLSPAKGAKAYFVQHYEVFDYLPKERVEATWSLPLHKIPVAQWLVDIAETRYGDSNVSLVPPSVDTQQFYAPPRSKQPIPTVGIMYSSVNWKGCDLGLKAFSLAAKKIPNLRLVTFGNGQLSPDLPLPPGTEYEPHPSQSQLKEFYAKCDAWLFASRSEGYGLPILEAMACRTPVIGTPAGAAPELLEGGCGILVKPEDPEDMAKAIEQMCQLSETEWRTMSDAAYAKVTGYTWEDATDLFEAALYTAIERSHT
- the recR gene encoding recombination mediator RecR, which produces MYTRPLARLIEQLQRLPGIGPKTAQRLALHILKRPEEEIEALAQSLIDAKEQVGFCEVCFHLSADPVCEICRNPNRDSDTICVVTDSRDVIAIEKTREYIGKYHVLGGVISPMDGIGPEQLNIEQLVRRVSHDDIKEVIIAISPSVEGETTTLYVGRLVKPFTKVTRIAFGLPMGGDLEYADEVTLARALEGRRLLD
- a CDS encoding tetratricopeptide repeat protein codes for the protein MNPETEVLDLLRQAEVDLNEGKLDRAIASCKQALQNEPNSATACKILGKALQTQGQLEEAKQWYAKAIALDPNLADVHANLGSLYANLEQWPEAIASYQQALTLQPKFAGVYRNLARLFEQIGKPEEGADFWYIALMLEPDFTGETFLHVASSLMAQNKVERAVICYLRTIYLNPSCYEAYYKLAEIETSLEQWDDAIAHYRKAIQLQPDISELYYKLGNALQAKGLLNEAVTTYRFGLDLNPDYFWSYYNLGNALLKLEKWEEALAAYRFSLELNSDFASSYYYIGDALSKLEKWEEAAAAYRRAFVFLQSI
- a CDS encoding GH39 family glycosyl hydrolase, with product MRTKFSVKNLLKLPQLLLALATALLILFFGQVSTFGQVQSNVNVDFAAPQSIKSVSGILHGIDPSNPPDSTIKPLQFKLWRAGRVDTYDRVVNSGAEFQLIVSDLWGYGANPNGWPYQNYPAWEAFVRQLAQQNKGKKIVWDVWNEPDWANPFWAGTREQFFETYKRAYQILRQELGPEAIIGGPSIAIYSKDYLVAFLEYCKANKLEVNFLSWHELNDDNILFVDDHLIEARRNFIQSPAYASLKIKKLYVNEIVGEVGQYRPGDILGYFYNLERGQADGACRACWGSLGPNKVSNCFNNTLAGMVTPNSFQPRAAWWANKAYADGASSRVRSQSSSERVVALASKSNSSGKAQVLLGYFDRNNSSSIRLNLTLANLKQLNVAQNGKIHLKLEKIPNDQEAAVQKMVILKEENVSIGNGTLKYVIPNFGLHEAYVLTIG
- a CDS encoding helix-turn-helix domain-containing protein is translated as MKVNYQERIDLSVGELKIILSQQRTITNRQKIQALYWLKAGLSPSLTDVAERLGVHRITVNRWLKQYWCQDETRIGLKTIERKRITALGVKPIGKVQWNFKAYYLYGAVAPQTGKTFQYGHIVWWVLSNGYIQESTRN
- a CDS encoding translation initiation factor, encoding MTTSKRNSSDAKASTGKRVVYSEFGNFDNSTAVERALPEVPPPQQNIRVQASRKGRKGKTVTVITGFQAKPETLAALLKQLKTQCGAGGTVKDSEIEIQGEHTQKLVEILTKLGYKAKISGG